The following coding sequences lie in one Halomonas sp. 'Soap Lake #6' genomic window:
- a CDS encoding methyl-accepting chemotaxis protein — MRNNQPITQREYMLDDETVLISRSDLKGNVTYANAAFVEVSGYTRDELMGAPHNLIRHPDMPEVAYRDFWSTIQSGGTWQGVVKNRRKNGDHYWVIATVAPLRDGDRIVGYTSLRRKASPERVALAEKVYAEIREKGKSRRYTLSDGLLKRRGIGGFFARFQLTSLKAKLTGMVVASLVLLAMAGGLGVYGLVSSGERLETLNRFGLESVASLQRMERRVGQVVEVLEPAVRNPRRVDLAVVSTSIEEHTQVIQNQWEEYLTYHDSADASLQRFDIALDTWRNGIDAALTAILEANGFAAFEAFNDSVQPATEILREAGSQLVTRERENAEKLVAEAQQGRQQMLIAQLMLMVAGLLVMVGLSVIILKTVFRSLAGARHMTFQIAAGNLAAREHRQTNDELGELLYSLDTMRFSLASIVGEVENRVSVVTPAVQQIAAENEELASRTEQQASSLQQTASSMEEMTSTVQQNTDNARQATELAVQNAASTRDTRQQMKQLVERMQRIAKSAEKMTEMIGVIDSIAFQTNILALNASVEAARAGEHGRGFAVVASEVRTLASRSADAAQEIRKMIDSTTQEVGGGRSAVEQAERAIENVVQQVNRVSELMESISTASSEQSSGIGQINSAIAEMDNVTQQNATKVQSIAASADNLAIEAFELANVVDAFRLEGAQDESIQAARDKLNKVNHTRRKAALNLPAGTPPSVSLRSQISQGSQSWEEF, encoded by the coding sequence ATGCGCAATAACCAGCCTATAACTCAGCGTGAATACATGTTGGACGATGAAACAGTTTTGATTTCTCGTTCAGACTTAAAGGGCAATGTGACCTATGCCAATGCCGCTTTTGTCGAAGTAAGTGGTTATACGCGTGATGAGCTGATGGGGGCTCCTCATAACCTGATCCGCCACCCAGATATGCCGGAAGTCGCTTACAGGGACTTTTGGAGCACTATCCAGTCAGGTGGGACATGGCAGGGGGTAGTTAAAAACCGCCGTAAAAATGGGGATCACTACTGGGTTATTGCCACAGTGGCGCCGCTTCGTGATGGTGACCGTATTGTGGGTTACACCTCTCTGCGCCGAAAGGCGTCACCTGAACGGGTAGCACTGGCGGAAAAAGTGTATGCCGAGATACGTGAAAAGGGGAAGTCCCGCCGTTACACGCTCTCAGATGGATTGTTGAAACGCCGAGGTATCGGCGGTTTTTTTGCCCGATTTCAGCTTACTAGCTTAAAAGCTAAGCTCACCGGTATGGTGGTGGCATCGTTGGTGTTGCTCGCGATGGCTGGTGGGCTAGGGGTTTATGGCTTAGTCAGTTCTGGGGAGCGTCTGGAAACACTAAATCGTTTCGGCCTGGAGTCCGTAGCCAGCTTGCAGCGTATGGAGCGTCGTGTGGGTCAGGTCGTTGAAGTGCTTGAACCCGCCGTGCGTAACCCCCGACGAGTGGATTTGGCTGTCGTCTCTACTTCAATTGAAGAACATACACAGGTAATTCAAAATCAGTGGGAAGAGTACCTCACGTATCATGATTCTGCCGATGCTAGCCTGCAACGGTTTGATATTGCATTGGATACTTGGCGTAATGGTATTGATGCGGCACTTACTGCCATCTTAGAAGCTAATGGTTTTGCAGCGTTTGAAGCATTTAATGACAGTGTCCAGCCTGCTACTGAGATACTTCGCGAGGCGGGTAGCCAGTTAGTTACCCGTGAGCGTGAGAACGCGGAAAAGCTGGTAGCTGAAGCGCAACAAGGGCGCCAGCAGATGCTCATTGCCCAGTTGATGCTAATGGTGGCTGGCCTGCTGGTGATGGTGGGGTTAAGCGTTATCATCCTGAAAACAGTGTTCCGTAGCCTGGCGGGGGCTCGGCACATGACGTTTCAAATTGCAGCAGGCAATTTAGCCGCACGTGAGCATCGCCAAACCAACGATGAGCTGGGTGAGCTACTCTACTCATTAGATACCATGCGCTTTAGCCTAGCGAGTATCGTGGGTGAAGTTGAAAATCGCGTTTCAGTGGTAACCCCTGCAGTGCAACAAATTGCCGCTGAAAACGAGGAGTTAGCATCTCGTACCGAGCAGCAGGCCTCATCGCTTCAGCAAACCGCCTCTAGCATGGAAGAGATGACTTCAACCGTACAGCAGAACACAGATAACGCCCGTCAGGCTACTGAGCTTGCGGTGCAAAATGCTGCCAGCACACGTGATACCCGCCAGCAAATGAAACAGTTGGTAGAACGCATGCAACGGATTGCAAAAAGTGCTGAGAAGATGACCGAAATGATTGGTGTGATTGATAGTATTGCCTTTCAAACCAACATTTTAGCTTTGAACGCCTCGGTAGAAGCCGCTCGAGCGGGTGAGCACGGTCGGGGATTTGCCGTAGTGGCCAGCGAAGTGCGTACACTGGCAAGCCGCAGTGCCGATGCTGCACAAGAAATTCGTAAAATGATCGACAGCACAACGCAAGAGGTCGGTGGAGGTCGTAGCGCTGTTGAGCAGGCCGAGCGCGCGATTGAAAACGTGGTACAGCAAGTTAATCGCGTAAGTGAGCTGATGGAATCTATTAGTACAGCGTCAAGTGAACAAAGCAGCGGCATTGGCCAGATCAATTCGGCCATTGCGGAGATGGATAACGTGACCCAACAAAATGCGACTAAGGTACAGAGCATTGCTGCTTCGGCGGATAACCTGGCGATAGAGGCGTTTGAGCTAGCTAACGTTGTTGATGCGTTTCGCCTTGAGGGTGCCCAGGATGAAAGCATTCAGGCTGCCCGTGACAAGCTCAACAAGGTCAATCACACGCGACGTAAGGCGGCGCTTAATTTGCCAGCTGGCACTCCGCCATCAGTATCCCTGCGTTCTCAAATCTCTCAAGGCTCGCAAAGCTGGGAAGAGTTTTAA
- the lon gene encoding endopeptidase La: MSDQDYDRDHEHQEWLTDGEPQTPYEAPPADDDTPDYEDHRSDGEQVNSLVPASEMLPERIYLLPIHNRPFFPAQVQPLVINRERWEETMRRVGNTPHQTIGVAFVGEQGVESLDHEHFPEIGTAVKVHKLKGEDQQIQFIAQGIQRFKIQRWLSKEPPYLVEVSYPKEPVNAEDEETRAYAMAIINGIKELLPINPLYGEELKHYLNRFSPHQPGPLTDFAAAITSAKGHELQDVLATLPVAERMHKVLPLLRKEIDVAQLQSEISEQVNAQMQERQREFFLREQLKVIQRELGISKDDRENDVDTFKKRLESLVVPERVQGRIDDELDKLSVLETGSPEYGTTRNYLDWLTSLPWGVTSQDKLDLPHAREVLDRDHDGLKDVKERIIEFLAEGTFKGDVGGSIVLLVGPPGVGKTSIGRSIAEALGREFYRFSVGGMRDEAEIKGHRRTYVGAMPGKLVQAFKEVEVENPVIMLDEIDKLGQSFQGDPASALLEVLDPEQNVDFLDHYLDVRMDLSKVLFVCTANTLDSIPGPLLDRMEQIRLSGYIAEEKLQIAKNHLWPKLLKRDNLPKKRINLTDAALKQVIDGYAREAGVRQLEKQLHRIVRKAAVKLLEEQVETVKVSVKNLEEFLGAPLFRKEQVLKGEGVVTGLAWTSMGGATLPIEAGKVHALDRGFKLTGKLGDVMKESANIAYSYTLGHLAEYGADAGFFDSAFVHLHVPEGATPKDGPSAGVTMTTALLSLAKHQAINRPLAMTGELTLTGQVLPVGGIREKVIAARRSDIFEVILPEANRRDYEELPSYLKEGMTVHFANRYRDVANVVFS; this comes from the coding sequence ATGAGCGACCAGGATTACGACCGCGATCACGAACATCAAGAATGGCTAACTGATGGTGAGCCACAAACGCCGTACGAAGCCCCCCCTGCTGATGATGACACTCCTGATTATGAAGATCATCGCTCTGATGGCGAGCAGGTAAACTCGCTTGTGCCAGCCAGTGAGATGCTGCCAGAGCGTATTTATCTGCTGCCGATCCACAATCGTCCTTTCTTTCCGGCCCAAGTACAGCCCTTAGTGATCAATCGTGAGCGTTGGGAAGAGACAATGCGTCGCGTGGGCAATACACCGCACCAAACTATTGGGGTTGCTTTTGTCGGCGAGCAGGGTGTTGAGTCGCTGGATCATGAACACTTTCCTGAGATAGGTACCGCTGTCAAAGTGCACAAGCTCAAGGGCGAAGATCAACAGATCCAGTTTATCGCCCAGGGGATTCAGCGTTTTAAAATTCAGCGCTGGCTTTCTAAGGAGCCGCCCTACCTAGTGGAGGTAAGCTACCCCAAAGAGCCTGTTAATGCTGAAGATGAAGAGACCCGCGCCTATGCCATGGCGATCATCAACGGCATTAAAGAGCTACTGCCTATCAATCCGCTTTATGGCGAAGAATTAAAGCATTACCTCAACCGCTTTAGCCCCCATCAGCCAGGCCCGCTAACAGACTTTGCTGCCGCCATTACCTCGGCAAAAGGTCACGAGCTGCAAGACGTGTTAGCCACGCTGCCAGTGGCTGAGCGTATGCATAAGGTGTTGCCGTTACTACGTAAAGAGATTGATGTCGCCCAGTTGCAAAGCGAGATCAGTGAGCAGGTTAATGCGCAGATGCAGGAGCGTCAGCGAGAGTTTTTCCTGCGAGAGCAGCTTAAAGTTATTCAGCGGGAGCTGGGTATCTCCAAAGATGATCGTGAGAACGATGTCGATACCTTCAAGAAGCGTTTGGAGTCGTTGGTAGTGCCTGAGCGCGTGCAGGGACGCATTGACGACGAGTTAGACAAGCTTAGTGTGCTCGAGACCGGCTCCCCTGAGTACGGTACTACGCGCAACTACCTTGATTGGTTAACCTCACTGCCCTGGGGAGTTACCAGTCAGGATAAACTTGATTTGCCCCATGCTAGGGAGGTGCTGGATCGCGACCACGACGGCTTGAAAGATGTCAAAGAGCGGATTATTGAGTTCCTGGCCGAAGGTACCTTTAAAGGTGATGTGGGCGGCTCTATTGTGCTGCTTGTTGGGCCGCCTGGAGTGGGTAAAACATCAATTGGCCGCTCTATTGCTGAAGCGCTAGGTCGTGAGTTTTACCGTTTCTCTGTAGGTGGTATGCGCGATGAGGCCGAGATTAAAGGCCATCGACGTACTTATGTTGGTGCAATGCCGGGTAAGCTGGTGCAGGCATTTAAAGAAGTTGAAGTAGAGAACCCAGTCATTATGCTGGATGAAATCGACAAGCTAGGTCAGTCGTTCCAGGGAGATCCTGCCTCTGCGCTGCTGGAAGTTCTAGACCCTGAGCAAAATGTCGATTTTCTTGATCATTACCTAGATGTGCGAATGGATCTTTCCAAAGTGCTGTTCGTATGTACTGCCAATACCCTGGACTCCATCCCAGGCCCATTGTTAGACCGCATGGAGCAAATCCGTCTGTCAGGTTATATCGCCGAAGAAAAGCTGCAAATTGCTAAGAATCATCTCTGGCCTAAGCTACTTAAGCGCGACAATTTACCTAAAAAGCGTATTAATTTAACGGATGCCGCACTTAAGCAGGTGATTGATGGCTATGCCCGAGAAGCGGGTGTGCGCCAGTTGGAAAAACAGCTGCATCGTATTGTGCGCAAGGCGGCGGTGAAGCTACTGGAAGAGCAGGTGGAAACGGTAAAAGTTTCGGTTAAAAACCTGGAAGAGTTTTTAGGGGCGCCGCTATTTCGTAAAGAGCAGGTGCTTAAAGGTGAGGGTGTGGTAACCGGGCTGGCCTGGACCTCTATGGGCGGGGCCACGCTGCCTATTGAGGCCGGTAAAGTGCACGCTTTAGACCGTGGTTTTAAGCTGACGGGCAAGCTAGGCGATGTGATGAAGGAGTCTGCAAATATTGCCTACAGTTATACCTTGGGACATTTAGCAGAGTACGGCGCCGACGCGGGCTTTTTCGACTCGGCATTTGTGCACCTTCACGTGCCAGAGGGCGCCACACCCAAAGATGGCCCTTCTGCAGGGGTGACGATGACCACTGCGCTCCTTTCTCTGGCCAAACATCAGGCAATTAACCGACCGCTTGCGATGACAGGGGAACTAACGCTGACGGGGCAGGTGCTCCCGGTGGGTGGAATCCGCGAGAAAGTCATTGCTGCACGACGTAGCGATATTTTTGAAGTAATACTGCCGGAAGCAAATCGACGGGACTATGAGGAGCTACCCAGCTACTTAAAAGAGGGTATGACGGTGCATTTTGCTAACCGTTACCGTGATGTCGCCAATGTGGTGTTTAGTTAA
- a CDS encoding DUF945 family protein — translation MRKERLIAPILAVIAVAWMVAQLLSSVLFERSLRQALEDLEARGEWRVSRTESRQGWLTSQGSLLLSPLLGRPWRLELSYHARHGVLSTDVEGTLLPRLDSALQKAVGEVSAPSIPRWQGRYHTLSGHSELRLALAPFVVQQNGRELDVRGARMRLEGMFGDWRTRVLLDQLTLTDGLAQLTLGPVVLESRYTYIEDAYHFAQRDHLHIEHIALHYPAYDVQVTPIDIHSHMVLDESELRLKGKLVVGEVRVPSEAPETPLLSGRIEAELSRLNGDAVRQTIRRLRQEAAWGDRSLPMAEGLLARLEPDLLKVLSDSPRLDVTAVVIDSPLLGLSVDADGALFFDARRLDELSVAGLEKPEERARWLERIDGDFIWHDAPTVAALWLGLPLGTRELQFDVIRGVWRVNGRPMPVLWP, via the coding sequence ATGCGCAAGGAACGTCTGATCGCTCCCATCCTCGCTGTTATTGCTGTCGCTTGGATGGTCGCGCAATTGCTATCTAGTGTGCTGTTTGAACGCAGCCTTCGCCAAGCGCTGGAAGATCTAGAGGCGAGAGGTGAGTGGCGGGTTAGCCGCACAGAAAGCCGCCAAGGGTGGCTAACATCACAAGGTAGCCTGCTGCTGTCTCCGCTTCTTGGCCGTCCATGGCGTCTCGAGCTTAGCTACCATGCCCGTCACGGTGTGCTGAGCACTGATGTTGAAGGAACATTGCTGCCGCGCTTAGACAGCGCCTTGCAAAAGGCAGTGGGTGAAGTATCAGCCCCCTCTATACCTCGCTGGCAAGGCCGCTATCATACGCTGAGCGGGCACAGTGAGCTGCGTTTAGCGCTGGCTCCGTTTGTTGTTCAGCAAAATGGTCGAGAGTTAGATGTGCGCGGTGCGCGTATGCGCCTTGAAGGTATGTTTGGCGACTGGAGAACGCGCGTGCTGCTGGACCAGTTGACCCTAACCGACGGGCTTGCTCAACTTACCCTTGGCCCTGTGGTTCTCGAAAGCCGCTATACCTATATTGAAGATGCCTATCACTTTGCTCAGCGTGACCATCTGCATATTGAACACATAGCGCTGCATTATCCCGCTTATGATGTGCAAGTAACGCCCATAGACATTCATAGTCACATGGTGCTTGATGAGAGTGAACTGCGTCTTAAGGGCAAGCTTGTTGTTGGTGAGGTTCGTGTGCCTAGTGAAGCGCCCGAAACACCTCTGTTAAGCGGCAGAATAGAAGCGGAGCTGTCACGCCTTAATGGCGACGCCGTGCGCCAAACGATTCGCCGGTTACGCCAGGAAGCTGCCTGGGGGGATAGAAGCCTGCCTATGGCTGAGGGGCTGCTGGCCCGCTTGGAACCAGATTTACTTAAGGTGCTAAGCGATTCGCCTCGTTTGGATGTGACGGCTGTCGTGATTGACAGCCCGCTGTTGGGATTGAGCGTCGATGCGGATGGAGCACTTTTTTTTGATGCCCGGCGACTCGATGAGTTAAGTGTTGCAGGATTAGAAAAACCTGAAGAACGAGCGCGCTGGTTAGAGCGTATCGATGGTGATTTTATATGGCACGATGCTCCCACGGTTGCAGCGCTGTGGTTGGGGTTGCCACTCGGTACGCGGGAACTGCAGTTTGATGTGATTCGTGGTGTTTGGCGCGTTAATGGCCGGCCAATGCCTGTATTATGGCCCTAG
- a CDS encoding phosphatidylglycerophosphatase A family protein, which yields MNRAPASVWRRPTHFFAFGLGSGTVPWAPGTFGTLAAIPFYWIMADLPLAWYLSLVFVAFIVGVWLCEKTSQDLGVHDHSGIVWDEFVGYWITMAAVPFSWEAALWGFIVFRIFDVFKPWPIRWADRRVAGGFGIMIDDVMAGIYAWSTMHLWFWLH from the coding sequence ATGAATCGTGCGCCCGCAAGTGTTTGGCGGCGGCCAACCCACTTTTTTGCCTTTGGCCTGGGCAGTGGCACCGTGCCTTGGGCCCCAGGTACGTTCGGAACGCTTGCCGCTATTCCATTCTACTGGATTATGGCTGACCTACCGCTGGCTTGGTATCTAAGTCTAGTGTTTGTCGCTTTTATCGTCGGTGTTTGGCTATGCGAGAAAACTTCGCAAGATTTAGGAGTGCACGACCACTCCGGTATTGTTTGGGATGAGTTTGTTGGTTACTGGATTACCATGGCGGCGGTGCCCTTCTCTTGGGAGGCGGCTCTATGGGGGTTTATAGTATTCCGCATCTTCGATGTTTTTAAACCCTGGCCTATTCGCTGGGCAGATCGTCGGGTGGCGGGTGGTTTTGGCATTATGATTGATGACGTTATGGCAGGGATCTACGCCTGGAGTACCATGCATCTGTGGTTCTGGTTGCACTAG
- the thiL gene encoding thiamine-phosphate kinase, with protein MLAEFDLIRRYFMSPQEAQATDGVALGNGDDATLLLPQAGQQLVVSVDTSVTDVHFPCDAPAYAIGHRALAVALSDLAAMGAVSRWCLMALTLDQRVFTDSEMAEHWLSEYASGFHTLCQQHATILVGGDVTSGALTIGVTVMGEVPIGKAMTRSGAQVGDVIAVTGALGGGAGGLGLWQQGERDISHPLLQRYLLPEPRLAAGIALRGIATAAMDISDGLLADLAHLRNASKVGAAIDLEALPLVDGLEHQIGLEAARKAALSGGDDYELLVTLAPADVELAQAELARLGIPLTVIGRCSETLGVTGVAPADYMGWQHFSGVTL; from the coding sequence GTGCTTGCCGAATTTGATCTGATTCGACGCTATTTTATGTCGCCGCAGGAGGCGCAAGCGACAGATGGCGTTGCCCTCGGAAATGGCGACGATGCCACCCTATTGTTGCCCCAGGCGGGGCAACAGCTGGTTGTCAGCGTCGATACCTCCGTAACCGATGTCCACTTTCCTTGCGACGCGCCTGCCTATGCCATTGGGCACAGAGCGTTGGCAGTTGCGTTAAGCGATTTGGCTGCGATGGGGGCTGTCTCCCGCTGGTGCCTGATGGCGTTAACCTTGGATCAGCGTGTCTTTACAGATAGTGAAATGGCTGAACATTGGTTGTCGGAATATGCCAGTGGATTTCATACGCTCTGCCAGCAACATGCAACGATATTAGTCGGAGGGGATGTGACCTCTGGGGCGCTAACTATCGGGGTGACTGTTATGGGTGAAGTGCCTATCGGTAAAGCCATGACACGCTCAGGTGCCCAAGTGGGCGACGTTATTGCAGTCACCGGTGCGTTAGGTGGTGGTGCAGGTGGATTAGGGCTGTGGCAGCAGGGTGAGCGTGACATTTCTCATCCGTTACTACAGCGCTATTTGCTACCTGAGCCTCGTCTTGCTGCGGGTATTGCTCTGCGGGGCATCGCCACTGCTGCGATGGATATCTCGGATGGGTTGTTAGCGGATTTAGCTCACCTTAGGAATGCTTCAAAGGTAGGAGCTGCAATCGACCTTGAGGCGCTTCCACTGGTTGATGGGTTGGAGCACCAAATTGGGCTAGAGGCCGCCCGTAAAGCAGCGCTTTCTGGTGGTGATGACTATGAACTTTTGGTGACGCTGGCACCTGCTGATGTAGAGCTTGCTCAGGCTGAGCTTGCCAGGCTAGGTATACCACTAACTGTCATAGGACGCTGTAGTGAGACGTTAGGTGTCACTGGGGTTGCGCCTGCAGACTATATGGGCTGGCAACATTTCAGTGGGGTAACACTATGA
- the nusB gene encoding transcription antitermination factor NusB — translation MSERRERKPSAAQQGRHAARELTVQGLYQWHMTGKSITTIEAEFRSQLADDDLEDHENWVKVMEIADKALFHELLHNTVRFKAELDREISPLLDRRLEDLDAVELAILRLGAYELSRRMEVPYRVVINEGVELAKSFGATDGHKYVNGILDKLANRLRSAEVSARRL, via the coding sequence ATGAGTGAGCGACGTGAGCGTAAGCCCTCTGCCGCACAGCAAGGGCGCCACGCCGCACGCGAGCTGACGGTTCAAGGCCTTTATCAGTGGCACATGACCGGTAAGTCGATTACCACTATAGAGGCGGAATTTCGTAGTCAATTGGCAGATGATGACCTGGAAGATCATGAGAACTGGGTCAAAGTGATGGAGATTGCTGATAAAGCACTGTTCCATGAGCTGCTGCACAATACGGTGCGCTTCAAGGCTGAGCTCGATCGTGAAATATCACCGCTCTTGGATCGTCGCTTAGAGGATCTAGATGCCGTGGAGCTGGCAATTCTACGTTTAGGCGCCTACGAGCTTTCGCGTCGAATGGAAGTGCCGTACCGTGTAGTGATCAACGAAGGCGTTGAGTTGGCTAAATCATTTGGCGCCACCGACGGCCATAAGTACGTAAATGGTATTCTCGATAAGCTGGCTAACCGCTTACGAAGTGCCGAAGTCAGCGCCCGTCGTTTATAA
- the ribH gene encoding 6,7-dimethyl-8-ribityllumazine synthase, which produces MQSLSQVEGTFVDVDGRYVIVVGRFNHHVVDSLVEGAVDSLTRHGVDAENIHIVHVPGAWELPLAVKRVLKGMQPDAVIALGAVIRGGTPHFEYVAGGCNTAMNHLQLEFETPVANGVLTVESIEQAIERAGTKAGNKGTEAAMAAMEMVSLLRALPVGDSK; this is translated from the coding sequence ATGCAATCCCTTTCGCAAGTTGAAGGCACCTTTGTAGATGTTGATGGCCGCTATGTAATCGTAGTAGGAAGGTTCAACCATCATGTGGTTGATAGTCTCGTTGAAGGCGCGGTCGATAGCCTAACCCGTCACGGTGTTGATGCGGAAAATATCCATATTGTTCACGTGCCTGGTGCCTGGGAACTACCGTTGGCAGTAAAGCGTGTTCTTAAGGGTATGCAGCCTGACGCAGTGATTGCCTTAGGCGCAGTTATTCGTGGGGGGACGCCTCACTTTGAGTACGTAGCAGGTGGCTGTAATACGGCAATGAATCATCTTCAGCTTGAATTTGAGACACCGGTGGCTAACGGCGTATTGACTGTCGAATCTATTGAGCAAGCAATTGAGCGTGCGGGCACTAAAGCTGGTAACAAAGGTACTGAAGCGGCAATGGCGGCGATGGAAATGGTCTCGCTGCTGCGTGCGCTTCCGGTGGGAGATTCGAAATGA